The following are encoded together in the Acipenser ruthenus chromosome 24, fAciRut3.2 maternal haplotype, whole genome shotgun sequence genome:
- the LOC117429328 gene encoding C-myc promoter-binding protein-like isoform X1, whose product MMEDKGFRVADYFVVAGLTDSSKPLEEEIHFNDICHKIAKPKAPITDVAIIIKSLGEEVPQGYTCVDTTPTGLSADLNNGSLMGPQIFLCYKRGRDKPPLTDLGVLYEWKERLKQGCHIIQTTPSGRPANISSPSSQRIYITYRRAPDSMSQTSLAVTDICIIIPSKGETPPHTFCKVDKNLNSSMWGSSVYLCYKKSVAKTNTIAYKAGLICRYPEEDYESFPLPESVPLFCLPMGATIECWPSETKYPLPVFSTFVLTGSSGEKVYGAAIHFYEPHAQENLTDKQRSQLGLISATNRKPIVSKTIHTNKCICLLSHWPFFDAFRKFLTFLYRYSISGPHVLPIERHVSHFMHKVPFPSPQRPRILVQLSPHDNLILSQPVSSPLPLSGGRFTTLLQNLGPENAITLLVFAVTEHKILIHSLRPAVVTSVTEALVSMIFPFHWPCPYIPLCPLALADVLSAPCPFIVGVDSRYFDLYDPPPDVSCVDLDTNTISHTEDKRALTWKILPKKACKNLMNLLNNIYQELAESQQRPREDGLMELSMNDYDFNSGKSLQTLEMEIQEAFLRFMASILKGYRSYLRPITQAPSEKATDASSLFDLQGFLKSRDRSHQKFYSLMTKTQMFIRFIEECSFVSDKDASLAFFDDCVDKLFSTEHSTDKGLKVDLDKLEEMRLIELDESQRSEHTVFITPPELPALPDGEEHPLQYSYSGFPVLILELFDRPDGLLKTPATRLTSKQSSPTSPSPMFRRTKQEIKSAHKIAKKYSSIPQMWSKCLLRHCYGLWFICLPAYVKVCHSKIRALRTAYDVLRKMQVKKLEPPDEVCYRVLMQLCGQYGQPVLAVRVLFEMKKAGVHPNAITYGYYNKAVLESTWPSSTRGGYFLWMKLRNVLLGVVQFRRALKKPQSHPPQTPLSDGSDLDAVSHGSLDSSNDTNTAEQAPFSTDLIKVDSTDDRSSTGGQSDLGYNSLSKEEVRRGDAATQDGPVETEDKKESDSSSLSESESVKGSGDSVPQFDCQEAACGFKPPGGIVRVSCPFEAVNESGDTSNDPVAGLMFTTCLEEIGYVQNNSLRKRHKSAVEGSLKEPMSWGDRNRNLSGDTILGLQMNKRGVVETDTRKMAEKLGADIKILSNAVQTVRPNTLDIGNGTHRSKAVNRDSPEKDSSDEDAAFEADKIDSPSIFNLEDLDDEPASAGKSVKAAARKPRRVERSSSSSSFAARPVEMGFDPLSLFAAQTEQQTEEEEEVRSLSTPSARRELAEEIEMYMNNMSSPLVSRAPSVDLQRTRDDDPTCIQSPSMEEKNSRRSSLPPSSPRAVGLPRSRTYHSKTDSKLRERLWSSPSFSSNSPQRELPPDPEGAVALMSPSSFNLDTLLTPTFDVLKSSMFSAGKGVAEKASKWYSRFATYSTSSKDLNYDRSSISSGGLIDPESSSLMDDDVYSEYEGAASPQGNNIAYVAKGVGQSQTSHDSTSKQPHHTGSVLSTGSNFPLPDKSELDSSRYTSNTSIFQNYAMEVLISSCSRCKTCDCLVYDEEIMAGWTADDSNLNTTCPFCGSPFLPFLNIEIRDLRGPGRCFLKYGPSVEEGVSTACSTVPNVETRNSVISPADPDMAVSPKITVPECPDPESRSTRCGCTPAKSIEIPSERKWGVSDSGCAGHPMARSATTFYPLEEDDAPRRNTHSVPTGSLPSRFSDVADLLSFEWRLHNPDPVTVPYLSPLVLWKELESLLENEGDHVITVADFVDHHPIVFWNLVWYFRRLDLPSNLPGLILSSEHCNRGSKVPRNWLSEDSKHVLIQILWDNLKLHQDPGQPFYILWNTHSKCCSGVKYPMVDSVQKGEEPFNEEFLQSVVKSIQMNDVYRPMSQILEILGKQLGMKRQRSLYREILFLSLVALGKDNIDIDAFDREYKMAYDRLTPIQVKFTHNCDRPPSTGVMECRKTFGEPYL is encoded by the exons ATGATGGAAGACAAAGGCTTTCGTGTTGCCGATTACTTTGTGGTGGCGGGTTTGACCGATTCATCCAAACCACTCGAAGAGGAAATCCACTTCAATGACATCTGCCACAAGATCGCCAAACCCAAAGCCCCGATCACAGACGTGGCCATCATCATTAAATCGCTAGGAGAGGAGGTGCCACAAGGCTACACATGTGTGGACACGACTCCAACAGGACTGTCTGCAGATCTCAACAATGGCAGCCTCATGGGACCCCAGATCTTCCTGTGCTACAAGAGAGGCAGGGATAAACCACCTCTCACTGATCTTGG GGTTTTGTACGAGTGGAAGGAAAGACTCAAGCAGGGCTGTCATATTATTCAAACCACTCCTTCCGGACGCCCTGCTAATATCAGCAGCCCCTCATCACAGAGGATATATATTACTTACCGGCGCGCCCCAGACAGCATGTCTCAGACTTCCCTGGCCGTGACAGACATATGTATAATCATTCCAAGTAAAGGAGAGACCCCGCCACACACCTTCTGCAAGGTGGACAAAAACCTCAATAGTAGCATG TGGGGCTCGTCTGTATATCTTTGTTACAAGAAGTCGGTGGCAAAGACCAATACCATAGCATATAAAGCTG GTTTAATTTGCAGGTATCCAGAAGAAGACTATGAATCATTCCCTTTACCTGAATCTGTGCCTCTCTTCTGCCTGCCCATGGGTGCAACAATCGAATGCTGGCCTTCCGAAACCAAATACCCACTCCCTGTTTTCTCTACATTTGTATTGACTGGATCTTCTGGAGAAAAG GTGTACGGCGCTGCAATCCATTTCTATGAGCCCCACGCGCAGGAGAACCTCACTGACAAACAGCGCTCCCAACTGGGACTGATCAGCGCCACCAATCGCAAACCCATTGTCTCCAAAACCATCCACACCAACAAGTGCATATGTCTGCTCTCCCACTGGCCTTTCTTTGATGCCTTTAGGAAGTTTCTGACATTCCTGTACCGATACTCGATCTCTGGCCCTCATGTACTACCCATTGAGAG ACACGTATCCCATTTCATGCACAAAGTTCCTTTTCCGTCGCCTCAAAGGCCGAGAATCTTGGTGCAG CTGTCGCCACATGATAACTTGATACTGAGCCAGCCTGTATCATCACCATTGCCACTTAG TGGTGGCAGGTTCACTACCCTGCTGCAGAATCTCGGCCCTGAGAATGCGATCACGCTGCTGGTGTTTGCAGTCACAGAACACAAGATCCTGATCCACTCGCTCAGGCCAGCCGTGGTCACAAGCGTGACCGAGGCATTGGTCTCT ATGATTTTCCCTTTCCACTGGCCCTGCCCATATATTCCTCTTTGTCCTTTGGCATTAGCAGATGTGCTGAGTGCCCCTTGCCCGTTCATAGTCGGGGTCGATTCGAGATACTTTGATCTGTATGATCCGCCTCCAGATGTCAGCTGTGTTGATCTGGACACTAACACGATATCACA TACTGAAGATAAGAGGGCTTTGACCTGGAAGATTCTGCCAAAGAAGGCTTGCAAAAATCTGATGAATTTGTTGAATAACATTTACCAGGAACTAGCAGAAT CACAACAGAGACCAAGAGAAGATGGGTTGATGGAGTTAAGCATGAATGACTATGATTTTAACTCTGGGAAGAGTCTGCAAACCCTGGAAATGGAGATACAGGAGGCATTCTTGCGCTTCATGGCCTCGATATTGAAGGGATACCGGTCATACCTTCGTCCCATTACACAGGCCCCCTCTGAGAAGGCAACTGATGCTAGCTCTCTGTTCGACTTGCAAG GCTTCCTGAAGAGTCGGGATCGCTCTCACCAGAAGTTTTACTCGCTGATGACGAAGACGCAGATGTTTATTCGGTTTATTGAAGAGTGTTCCTTCGTGAGCGACAAGGATGCAAGTCTGGCATTTTTCGATGATTGTGTAGATAAA CTGTTCAGCACAGAGCACAGTACTGATAAAGGACTAAAG GTGGACCTGGACAAGCTGGAGGAGATGCGTCTGATTGAGCTGGACGAGTCCCAGCGCAGTGAGCACACTGTGTTCATCACCCCCCCAGAGCTCCCAGCTCTGCCTGATGGAGAGGAGCACCCTCTGCAGTACAG CTACAGTGGCTTTCCTGTGCTGATCCTGGAGCTGTTTGATCGACCGGATGGTTTGCTGAAGACCCCGGCTACCAGACTGACCTCGAAGCAGAGCTCTCCCACTAGCCCCTCACCCATGTTCAGGAGGACTAAACAG gaaaTCAAGTCAGCCCACAAAATTGCAAAAAAGTACTCGTCCATACCACAGATGTGGTCCAAGTGTCTCTTGCGACACTGCTACGGCTTGTGGTTCATCTGTCTGCCTGCGTACGTCAAAGTGTGTCACTCAAAGATCAGGGCTCTGAGAACGGCATACGATGTGCTGAGAAAAATGCAAGTCAAGAAACTTGAGCCTCCTGACGAG gtgTGTTACCGAGTTCTGATGCAGTTGTGTGGACAGTATGGTCAGCCAGTTTTAGCAGTTCGGGTTCTTTTTGAAATGAAGAAGGCTGGTGTTCACCCCAATGCTATTACATACGGTTATTATAACAAG GCTGTTTTAGAAAGCACTTGGCCTTCCAGTACTAGGGGTGGTTACTTTCTCTGGATGAAATTGAGAAATGTCCTTCTAGGAGTTGTGCAGTTCAGAAGAGCCTTGAAAAAGCCCCAGTCACACCCCCCACAGACCCCTCTCTCAG ATGGCAGTGACCTGGATGCTGTTAGTCATGGCAGCTTGGATAGCTCTAACGACACTAACACAGCGGAACAGGCTCCGTTCAGCACTGATTTAATCAAAGTAGATTCTACTGATGATAGATCTAGCACAG GTGGTCAGTCTGACCTTGGGTACAACTCTCTGTCGAAAGAGGAGGTGAGGCGGGGTGACGCTGCTACACAGGATGGTCCAGTGGAGACGGAGGACAAGAAGGAGAGCGACTCCAGCTCAC TTTCAGAAAGCGAGAGTGTAAAGGGCAGTGGTGACTCTGTTCCTCAGTTTGATTGTCAAGAAGCAGCCTGTGGATTTAAACCTCCCGGGGGAATCGTCCGTGTCAGCTGCCCTTTTGAGGCAGTCAACGAGTCAGGCGACACGAGCAATG ATCCTGTTGCAGGACTTATGTTCACCACCTGTTTAGAGGAGATTGGCTATGTTCAAAACAACAGCCTTCGGAAGAGACACAAGAGTGCCGTAGAAGGGAGTTTGAAGGAACCGATGAGCTGGGGAGACCGGAACCGCAACCTCAGTGGAGACACAATCCTGGGGCTGCAGATGAACAAAAGGGGGGTTGTGGAGACTGACACCAGGAAGATGGCTGAGAAACTGGGAGCCGACATCAAGATCCTTTCAAACGCTGTCCAGACCGTGAGACCGAACACTCTGGACATTGGAAACGGCACCCACAGGTCAAAAGCTGTAAACCGAGACAGTCCGGAGAAGGACTCCAGCGACGAAGACGCGGCTTTCGAAGCTGATAAAATAGACTCGCCCTCTATCTTCAACCTAGAGGACCTTGACGACGAGCCGGCCAGCGCTGGGAAGTCTGTGAAAGCGGCGGCTCGGAAGCCACGCAGGGTGGAGaggtccagcagcagcagcagctttgcaGCCAGGCCGGTCGAGATGGGCTTCGACCCTCTCTCCCTGTTTGCAGCCCAGACGGAGCAGCAGactgaggaggaagaggaagtgAGGAGCCTCTCCACCCCCTCCGCACGGAGAGAGCTGGCCGAGGAGATCGAAATGTACATGAACAACATGAGCAGCCCCCTGGTCAGCCGTGCCCCCAGCGTGGACCTACAGAGGACGAGGGACGACGACCCCACCTGTATCCAGAGCCCCTCCATGGAGGAAAAGAACTCCAGGAGGTCCAGCCTTCCCCCAAGCTCCCCCAGAGCTGTGGGGCTTCCACGCTCCAGGACCTATCACTCCAAGACAGACAGCAAGCTAAGAGAGAGGCTGTGGTCGTCTCCCTCCTTCTCATCGAACAGCCCGCAGAGGGAGCTGCCTCCAGACCCCGAAGGAGCAGTGGCGCTGATGTCCCCGTCGTCTTTTAATCTGGACACCTTACTAACACCCACCTTTGATGTGCTCAAGAGCAGCATGTTTTCAGCAGGGAAAGGAGTAGCAGAAAAAGCCAGCAAGTGGTATTCCAGATTTGCTACCTACTCCACTTCTTCTAAG GATCTCAATTACGACAGATCTAGCATATCATCTGGTGGGTTGATAGATCCGGAATCCTCTTCATTGATGGATGATGATGTCTACAGTGAATATGAAGGGGCAGCGTCCCCTCAAGGAAACAATATTGCATACGTGGCTAAGGGGGTGGGACAGAGCCAAACATCTCACGACAGCACTTCAAAGCAACCACATCACACAG GTAGTGTACTGTCCACAGGCTCCAACTTCCCATTGCCTGACAAGTCGGAACTGGATTCATCTCGTTACACCAGCAACACCAGTATATTTCAAAATTACGCCATGGAG GTCCTCATTTCAAGCTGCTCGCGCTGTAAGACCTGCGACTGTCTGGTCTATGATGAGGAGATCATGGCGGGATGGACTGCAGACGACTCCAACCTCAACACCACCTGTCCCTTCTGCGGGAGTCCCTTCCTGCCCTTCCTCAACATCGAGATCCGAGACCTCCGGGGACCCGGCAG gtgtTTTTTGAAGTACGGCCCATCTGTGGAGGAAGGCGTGTCCACAGCCTGCTCTACGGTTCCTAACGTGGAGACCAGGAATTCTGTCATCTCCCCTGCTGACCCAGACATGGCTGTCTCTCCGAAGATCACAGTACCGGAATGCCCAGATCCCGAAAG taGAAGCACTCGCTGTGGATGCACCCCTGCTAAGTCCATTGAGATTCCCTCGGAGAGGAAGTGGGGTGTCAGTGATTCGGGCTGTGCGGGGCACCCCATGGCTCGGAGCGCCACTACCTTCTATCCACTGGAGGAGGACGATGCCCCCCGCAGAAACACCCACAGTGTACCCACAGGGAGCCTGCCCTCCAGGTTCAGTGATGTTGCA GATCTTCTGAGCTTTGAATGGAGGCTACACAATCCAGACCCGGTCACGGTTCCCTATCTCAGTCCTCTCGTACTGTGGAAAGAACTGGAAAGCTTGCTGGAAAACGAAGGGGATCATGTGATAACGGTGGCAGACTTCGTGGACCATCATCCCATTGTGTTCTGGAATCTGGTGTGGTATTTCAGACGACTTGATCTGCCAAGCAATTTGCCAGGCTTAATACTGTCCTCTGAACATTGCAACAGAGGGTCAAAG GTTCCTCGAAACTGGTTGTCAGAAGATAGCAAACATGTTTTAATCCAGATTCTGTGGGACAATCTTAAACTACACCAGGATCCAGGACAGCCGTTCTACATCCTGTGGAACACGCACAGTAAGTGCTGCTCTG GTGTGAAATACCCCATGGTAGACTCTGttcaaaagggagaggagccttTCAATGAAGAGTTCTTGCAGAGCGTGGTGAAGAGCATTCAGATGAACGACGTCTATCGGCCCATGAGTCAAATCTTAGAGATTCTAGGTAAACAACTGGGCATGAAAAGACAGAG AAGCTTATACAGAGAAATCCTGTTCCTTTCTCTGGTTGCCCTTGGAAAAGACAACATTGATATTG atGCATTTGATAGAGAGTACAAGATGGCCTATGATCGTCTGACTCCCATCCAGGTGAAGTTTACACATAACTGTGATCGTCCTCCCAGCACTGGAGTCATGGAGTGCCGCAAGACCTTCGGAGAACCGTATCTGTAA